The Pseudomonas kermanshahensis genome includes a window with the following:
- the fdxA gene encoding ferredoxin FdxA, whose translation MTFVVTDNCIKCKYTDCVEVCPVDCFYEGPNFLVIHPDECIDCALCEPECPAQAIFSEDEVPSGMENFIELNAELAEIWPNITERKDALPDAEAWDGKTGKIADLER comes from the coding sequence ATGACCTTCGTCGTCACCGACAACTGCATCAAATGCAAATACACCGACTGCGTGGAAGTCTGTCCGGTGGACTGCTTCTACGAAGGCCCGAACTTCCTGGTCATCCACCCGGACGAGTGCATCGACTGCGCACTGTGCGAGCCGGAATGCCCAGCGCAAGCCATCTTCTCGGAAGACGAAGTGCCATCGGGCATGGAAAACTTCATCGAGCTGAACGCCGAACTGGCGGAAATCTGGCCAAACATCACCGAGCGTAAGGACGCCCTGCCGGACGCTGAAGCGTGGGATGGCAAGACTGGCAAGATTGCAGATCTGGAGCGCTGA
- the rpoS gene encoding RNA polymerase sigma factor RpoS: MALNKEAPEFDIDDDVLLMETGIVLETDVVSDEPAVSSVRTRAKTGSSLKQHKYIDYTRALDATQLYLNEIGFSPLLSPEEEVHFARLSQKGDPAGRKRMIESNLRLVVKIARRYVNRGLSLLDLIEEGNLGLIRAVEKFDPERGFRFSTYATWWIRQTIERAIMNQTRTIRLPIHVVKELNVYLRAARELTQKLDHEPSPEEIATLLEKPVAEVKRMLGLNERVSSVDVSLGPDSDKTLLDTLTDDRPTDPCELLQDDDLSQSIDQWLGELTDKQREVVVRRFGLRGHESSTLEDVGLEIGLTRERVRQIQVEGLKRLREILEKNGLSSESLFQ, from the coding sequence ATGGCTCTCAATAAAGAAGCGCCGGAGTTTGACATCGACGATGACGTCCTCCTGATGGAGACGGGCATCGTTTTGGAAACGGATGTGGTGTCAGACGAACCTGCTGTATCTTCGGTTCGGACAAGGGCCAAGACCGGCTCTTCGCTCAAGCAGCACAAGTACATCGATTACACTCGGGCACTTGATGCTACTCAGTTGTACCTCAATGAGATTGGATTCTCGCCTCTGCTGTCGCCAGAAGAGGAAGTGCATTTTGCGCGCCTGTCGCAAAAAGGCGACCCCGCCGGCCGCAAGCGCATGATCGAAAGCAACCTGCGCCTGGTTGTGAAAATTGCCCGTCGTTACGTGAATCGTGGCCTGTCGTTGCTCGACCTGATCGAGGAGGGCAACCTGGGGTTGATCCGTGCGGTCGAGAAATTCGACCCGGAACGTGGTTTCCGGTTCTCGACCTATGCGACCTGGTGGATTCGCCAGACCATCGAACGGGCGATCATGAACCAGACCCGTACCATTCGCCTGCCGATCCACGTGGTCAAGGAGCTCAACGTCTACCTGCGCGCTGCGCGGGAGTTGACCCAAAAGCTTGATCACGAGCCCTCGCCAGAAGAAATCGCCACCCTGCTGGAGAAGCCTGTCGCTGAGGTCAAGCGGATGCTGGGGCTGAACGAGCGAGTGTCTTCGGTGGATGTTTCGCTCGGGCCGGACTCGGACAAGACCCTGCTCGATACCCTTACCGATGACCGCCCGACCGACCCGTGTGAGCTGCTGCAGGACGACGACCTGTCGCAGAGCATCGATCAGTGGCTGGGTGAGCTGACCGACAAGCAGCGTGAGGTGGTGGTGCGCCGCTTTGGCCTGCGTGGGCATGAGAGCAGCACCCTGGAAGATGTTGGCCTGGAGATCGGCCTGACGCGTGAGCGTGTACGGCAGATCCAGGTAGAGGGGCTCAAGCGCTTGCGCGAGATCCTCGAGAAGAATGGCCTGTCTAGCGAGTCGTTGTTCCAGTAA
- a CDS encoding protein-L-isoaspartate(D-aspartate) O-methyltransferase, translating to MTSQRTRERLIQRLCEEGVANPKVLDAIRRTPRHLFVDEALAHRAYEDTALPIGHNQTISQPFMVAHMSELLLEAGPLDKVLEIGTGSGYQTAILAQLVERVFSVERIKVLQDRAKERLVELNLRNVVFRWGDGCEGWQALAPYNGIIVTAVAPEVPQALLDQLAPGGRMVIPVGPAGETQQLMLIVREEHGFSRRVLGAVRFVPLLNGPLA from the coding sequence ATGACCTCCCAACGGACCCGGGAGCGGCTGATCCAGCGCCTGTGCGAAGAAGGCGTGGCGAACCCCAAGGTGCTCGACGCGATCCGCCGCACCCCGCGCCACCTGTTCGTCGACGAGGCCCTGGCGCATCGCGCCTATGAAGACACGGCGCTGCCGATCGGCCACAACCAGACCATCTCGCAGCCGTTCATGGTTGCGCACATGAGCGAGCTGCTGCTTGAGGCCGGGCCGCTCGACAAGGTGCTGGAGATCGGCACGGGCTCCGGCTACCAGACGGCGATACTTGCCCAGCTCGTGGAGCGGGTGTTCTCGGTGGAGCGCATCAAGGTGCTGCAGGATCGCGCCAAGGAGCGCCTGGTAGAGCTGAACCTGCGTAACGTGGTGTTCCGCTGGGGCGATGGTTGCGAGGGCTGGCAGGCGCTGGCACCCTACAACGGCATCATCGTCACCGCCGTGGCGCCCGAGGTGCCACAGGCACTGCTCGATCAACTGGCGCCGGGGGGGCGCATGGTGATTCCGGTGGGCCCGGCAGGCGAAACACAGCAGTTGATGCTGATCGTGCGTGAGGAGCATGGGTTCTCCCGGCGTGTGCTAGGCGCCGTGCGCTTCGTGCCATTGCTCAATGGCCCGCTGGCCTGA
- the surE gene encoding 5'/3'-nucleotidase SurE, which produces MRILISNDDGVTAPGLAALHAALVDYAECVVIAPEQDKSGASSSLTLDRPLHPQTLANGFISLNGTPTDCVHLGLNGLLPQTPDMVVSGINLGANLGDDVLYSGTVAAALEGRFLGNTSLAFSLLSRQPDNLPTAAYIARRLVEAQSRLTLPPRTVLNVNIPNLPLEHIRGIQLTRLGHRARAAAPTKVVNPRGKEGYWIAVAGDAEDGGPGTDFHAVMQGYVSITPLQLDRTFNDAFEQLDGWLEGLL; this is translated from the coding sequence ATGCGTATTCTGATTTCGAACGACGACGGTGTTACCGCACCTGGCCTCGCCGCGCTGCACGCTGCGCTGGTGGATTATGCCGAGTGTGTGGTAATCGCCCCGGAGCAAGACAAGAGTGGCGCCAGCAGTTCGCTGACGCTGGACCGGCCGCTGCATCCGCAGACCCTGGCCAACGGTTTCATCAGCCTCAATGGCACGCCGACCGATTGCGTGCACCTGGGGCTCAATGGCCTGTTGCCGCAGACCCCGGACATGGTGGTGTCGGGGATCAACCTGGGCGCGAACCTGGGCGACGACGTGCTGTATTCGGGCACCGTCGCCGCTGCGTTGGAAGGCCGCTTCCTGGGCAACACGTCGCTGGCGTTTTCGTTGCTCTCGCGTCAGCCGGACAACCTGCCCACGGCGGCGTACATCGCCCGCCGGCTGGTGGAGGCGCAGTCGCGTCTCACACTGCCGCCGCGCACCGTGCTCAACGTCAATATCCCCAACCTGCCGCTGGAGCACATCCGCGGCATCCAGCTGACCCGCCTCGGTCACCGGGCGCGGGCGGCGGCGCCGACCAAGGTGGTCAACCCGCGCGGCAAGGAGGGGTACTGGATTGCCGTGGCCGGCGATGCCGAAGACGGTGGCCCGGGCACGGACTTCCACGCGGTGATGCAAGGTTATGTATCGATCACACCGCTGCAGCTTGACCGCACCTTCAACGATGCTTTCGAACAGCTCGACGGTTGGCTGGAGGGCCTGCTCTGA
- the mutS gene encoding DNA mismatch repair protein MutS encodes MSDLSAHTPMMQQYWKLKNQHPDQLMFYRMGDFYEIFYEDAKKAAKLLDITLTARGQSAGQSIPMCGIPFHSLEGYLAKLVKLGESVVICEQIGDPATSKGPVERQVVRIITPGTVSDEALLDERRDNLIAALLGDERLFGLAVLDITSGNFGVQEIKGWENLLAELDRLNPVELLIPDDWPRDLPAEKRPGARRRAPWDFDRDSARKALCQQFATKDLKGFGCDKLTLAIGAAGCLLTYAKETQRTALPHLRSLRHERLDDTVILDGASRRNLELDVNLAGGRDNTLQSVIDRCQTAMASRLLTRWLNRPLRDLKVLQARQDSIRCLLDGYRFEKLQPQLKEIGDIERILARIGLRNARPRDLARLRDALGALPELQNAMAELEAPHLARLAAITGTYPELASLLERAIIDNPPAVIRDGGVLKAGYDNELDELLAISENAGQFLIDLEAREKARTGLANLKVGYNRVHGYFIELPTKQAEQAPGDYIRRQTLKGAERFITPELKAFEDKALSAKSRALAREKMLYDALLETLISHLAPLQDSAAALAELDVLSNLAERALNLDLNCPRFVDEPCLRIDQGRHPVVEQVLTTPFVANDLNLDNSTRMLIITGPNMGGKSTYMRQTALIVLMAHIGSFVPAAQCELSLVDRIFTRIGSSDDLAGGRSTFMVEMSETANILHNATDRSLVLMDEVGRGTSTFDGLSLAWAAAERLAQLRAYTLFATHYFELTVLPENEPLVTNVHLNATEHNERIVFLHHVLPGPASQSYGLAVAQLAGVPTPVIQRAREHLGRLETASLPHEQPLGKQAKDEPHVPHQSDLFASLPHPAIEKLGKLNLDDMTPRQAIEMLYQLKNLL; translated from the coding sequence ATGTCAGATCTCTCCGCACACACCCCGATGATGCAGCAGTACTGGAAGCTGAAAAACCAGCACCCGGACCAGCTGATGTTCTACCGCATGGGCGATTTCTACGAGATCTTCTACGAAGATGCGAAGAAAGCCGCAAAACTGCTGGATATCACCCTGACCGCGCGCGGCCAGTCGGCCGGCCAGTCCATCCCCATGTGCGGCATTCCGTTCCATTCGCTGGAAGGCTACCTGGCCAAACTGGTCAAGCTCGGCGAATCGGTGGTGATCTGCGAACAGATTGGCGACCCGGCAACCAGCAAGGGCCCGGTAGAGCGCCAGGTGGTGCGCATCATCACCCCCGGCACGGTCAGCGACGAAGCACTGCTCGACGAGCGCCGCGACAACCTGATTGCCGCGCTGCTGGGCGATGAACGCCTGTTTGGCCTGGCGGTGCTGGACATCACCAGTGGCAACTTCGGCGTGCAAGAGATCAAAGGCTGGGAAAACCTGCTGGCCGAGCTCGACCGCCTCAACCCGGTCGAACTGCTGATCCCCGACGACTGGCCACGCGACCTGCCGGCCGAAAAACGCCCTGGTGCGCGCCGCCGCGCCCCGTGGGACTTCGACCGCGATTCGGCGCGCAAGGCCCTGTGCCAGCAATTCGCGACCAAGGACCTCAAAGGCTTTGGCTGCGACAAGCTGACCCTGGCCATCGGCGCCGCCGGTTGCCTGCTGACCTACGCCAAGGAAACCCAGCGCACCGCCCTGCCGCACCTGCGCAGCCTGCGCCACGAGCGCCTGGACGACACGGTCATCCTGGATGGCGCCAGCCGCCGCAACCTGGAGCTGGACGTCAACCTGGCGGGCGGGCGCGACAATACCCTGCAGTCGGTGATCGACCGCTGCCAGACCGCCATGGCCAGCCGCTTGCTGACCCGCTGGCTGAACCGCCCACTGCGTGACCTCAAGGTCCTGCAGGCGCGCCAGGATTCGATCCGTTGCCTGCTCGACGGCTACCGTTTCGAAAAACTGCAGCCGCAGCTCAAGGAAATTGGCGATATCGAGCGGATCCTCGCCCGTATCGGCCTGCGCAATGCCCGCCCACGCGACCTCGCACGCCTGCGTGATGCCCTCGGCGCCCTGCCCGAGCTGCAAAACGCCATGGCCGAGCTGGAAGCCCCGCACCTGGCGCGCCTGGCCGCCATTACCGGCACTTACCCAGAGCTGGCCAGCCTGCTGGAGCGGGCGATCATCGACAACCCGCCCGCGGTAATCCGTGACGGCGGCGTGCTCAAGGCCGGCTACGACAATGAGCTGGACGAGTTGCTGGCGATCAGCGAGAACGCTGGCCAGTTCCTGATCGACCTGGAAGCCCGTGAAAAAGCCCGTACCGGCCTGGCCAATCTCAAGGTCGGCTACAACCGCGTGCATGGCTACTTCATCGAGCTGCCGACCAAGCAGGCCGAACAAGCCCCGGGCGACTACATTCGCCGCCAGACCCTCAAGGGTGCGGAGCGCTTCATCACCCCAGAGCTCAAGGCGTTCGAGGACAAGGCACTGTCGGCCAAGAGCCGCGCCCTGGCCCGCGAGAAGATGCTTTACGATGCCCTGCTCGAAACCCTGATCAGCCACCTGGCACCGCTGCAAGACAGCGCTGCCGCCCTGGCCGAACTGGACGTGCTGAGCAACCTCGCCGAGCGAGCCCTGAACCTCGACCTGAACTGCCCTCGCTTCGTCGACGAGCCGTGCTTGCGCATCGACCAGGGCCGTCACCCGGTGGTCGAGCAGGTGCTGACCACGCCGTTCGTGGCCAACGACCTGAACCTGGACAACAGCACCCGCATGCTGATCATTACCGGCCCGAACATGGGCGGTAAATCTACCTACATGCGCCAGACCGCCTTGATCGTGCTGATGGCGCACATCGGCAGTTTCGTGCCGGCAGCCCAGTGCGAGCTGTCGCTGGTCGACCGCATCTTCACCCGCATCGGCTCCAGTGACGACCTGGCCGGCGGGCGCTCGACCTTCATGGTCGAGATGAGTGAAACCGCCAACATTCTGCACAACGCCACCGACCGCAGCCTGGTGCTGATGGACGAAGTCGGCCGCGGCACCAGCACCTTCGACGGCCTGTCGCTGGCCTGGGCCGCCGCCGAGCGCCTGGCCCAGTTGCGTGCTTACACGCTGTTCGCCACGCACTACTTCGAGCTCACTGTACTGCCGGAAAACGAGCCGTTGGTGACCAACGTGCACCTGAACGCCACCGAGCACAACGAGCGCATCGTCTTCCTGCACCATGTGCTGCCAGGCCCTGCCAGCCAAAGCTACGGCCTGGCCGTGGCACAACTGGCCGGCGTGCCCACCCCGGTCATTCAGCGCGCCCGCGAGCACCTGGGCCGCCTGGAAACCGCGAGCCTGCCGCACGAGCAGCCGCTGGGCAAGCAGGCCAAGGATGAGCCACACGTCCCGCACCAGAGCGATCTGTTCGCCAGCCTGCCGCACCCGGCCATCGAGAAGCTGGGTAAGCTGAACCTGGACGACATGACCCCGCGCCAAGCTATCGAAATGCTATATCAACTAAAGAACCTGTTATAA
- a CDS encoding peptidoglycan DD-metalloendopeptidase family protein, producing the protein MGHTVIRQRKEWAGFKLLVIALAMGTLLAGCSSTSSTSARVVDRNNAAPKRPTVTSGQYIVKPGDTLFSIAFRYGWDYKELAARNGIPAPYTIRPGQPIRFSSGATGSTTVVSNPSSSSKTTVIRRPVGSTAPSGSTKPATTAPTTSAPVVATVPAAERAVGGWTWPANGVLIGKFASNGSLNKGIDIAGDLGQPVFAASDGAVVYAGSGLRGYGELIIIKHSDTYVSAYGHNRRLLVREGQQVKAGQSIAEMGSTGTDRVKLHFEIRRQGKPVDPLQFLPRR; encoded by the coding sequence GTGGGTCACACAGTCATTCGGCAGCGCAAGGAATGGGCGGGCTTCAAGCTTCTGGTGATTGCACTGGCCATGGGCACCTTGCTGGCGGGTTGTTCCAGCACCAGCTCGACAAGCGCGCGGGTGGTCGACCGTAACAATGCAGCGCCCAAACGGCCGACGGTGACCTCCGGTCAGTACATCGTCAAGCCGGGCGATACGTTGTTCTCCATCGCCTTCCGTTACGGCTGGGACTACAAGGAGCTGGCCGCCCGCAACGGCATCCCGGCGCCTTACACCATTCGCCCTGGCCAGCCGATTCGCTTCAGCAGCGGCGCCACGGGTAGCACCACGGTGGTATCCAACCCTTCGTCCTCGAGTAAAACCACGGTCATTCGTCGCCCCGTTGGTAGCACCGCCCCGAGCGGTAGCACCAAGCCGGCTACGACGGCCCCGACAACCAGTGCACCAGTGGTCGCCACCGTGCCGGCCGCAGAGCGCGCGGTAGGCGGTTGGACCTGGCCGGCCAACGGCGTGCTAATTGGAAAATTTGCTTCAAACGGTAGTTTGAATAAAGGCATTGATATCGCCGGTGATTTGGGACAGCCTGTTTTTGCTGCGTCTGATGGTGCAGTGGTCTACGCCGGGAGTGGCTTGCGGGGCTACGGCGAGCTGATCATCATCAAGCACAGCGATACCTACGTCAGTGCCTACGGTCACAACCGCAGGCTGTTGGTTCGGGAGGGGCAGCAGGTCAAGGCTGGGCAGTCGATTGCTGAAATGGGGTCCACGGGCACTGATCGGGTGAAGCTGCATTTCGAGATTCGCCGCCAGGGCAAACCCGTCGATCCGCTCCAGTTCCTGCCACGTCGTTGA
- the truD gene encoding tRNA pseudouridine(13) synthase TruD, with protein sequence MTELELLGPRASGEALGTAVLKAVAEDFQVDEVLDIPLSGQGEHLWLWVEKRDLNTEEAARRLARAAGVPARSISYAGLKDRQALTRQWFSLHLPGKADPDLSRAEDASLRVLKQVRHQRKLQRGAHSANGFTLRLTALAADHAALDARLEALKQHGVPNYFGSQRFGHGGGNVHDALDWAARKALPEQRNVRSRLLSAGRSYLFNQILAARVTDGSWARAQVGDLLAFTDSRSFFPATEQECSDPRLAILDLHPTGALWGEGETPATGATAALESAVAARQPALCHWLAQAGMDHERRILRLPIGGLTWHYPEPDILQLEFVLPAGCFATVVVREVVDLVPVGQTDSPCVF encoded by the coding sequence ATGACCGAACTGGAACTGCTGGGCCCGCGTGCATCGGGTGAAGCGCTGGGCACTGCGGTGCTCAAGGCCGTGGCTGAAGACTTCCAGGTCGACGAGGTGCTGGATATCCCGCTGTCGGGCCAGGGTGAGCACCTATGGCTGTGGGTCGAAAAGCGCGACCTCAACACCGAAGAAGCGGCCCGCCGACTGGCCCGCGCCGCAGGCGTCCCGGCCCGTTCGATCAGCTATGCCGGCCTCAAGGACCGCCAGGCCCTGACCCGTCAGTGGTTCAGCCTGCACCTGCCTGGCAAGGCCGACCCGGACCTGTCGCGTGCCGAGGATGCCAGCCTGCGCGTGCTCAAGCAGGTGCGTCACCAGCGCAAGCTGCAGCGTGGGGCGCATTCGGCCAATGGCTTCACCCTGCGCCTGACGGCACTGGCAGCTGATCACGCTGCGCTGGACGCGCGCCTGGAGGCGCTCAAGCAGCACGGCGTGCCGAACTACTTCGGCAGCCAGCGGTTTGGCCATGGCGGCGGCAACGTCCATGACGCGCTCGACTGGGCGGCCCGCAAGGCGCTGCCAGAGCAACGCAATGTGCGTTCGCGTTTGCTTTCGGCAGGGCGCAGCTACCTGTTCAACCAGATTCTCGCCGCCCGTGTTACCGACGGCAGCTGGGCCCGTGCGCAAGTCGGGGACCTGTTGGCCTTCACCGATAGCCGTAGTTTCTTTCCCGCGACCGAGCAGGAATGTTCCGATCCGCGCTTGGCCATTCTCGACCTGCATCCCACCGGTGCGCTGTGGGGCGAGGGCGAAACGCCCGCCACAGGCGCCACTGCCGCGTTGGAAAGCGCAGTTGCCGCGCGGCAGCCGGCACTGTGCCATTGGCTGGCCCAGGCGGGCATGGATCACGAACGGCGCATTCTGCGGCTCCCTATTGGCGGCCTGACGTGGCATTATCCCGAGCCTGATATCCTGCAACTGGAATTCGTCCTTCCGGCCGGATGCTTCGCCACCGTGGTGGTGCGCGAAGTCGTGGATCTGGTGCCGGTAGGGCAGACGGACAGCCCATGCGTATTCTGA